A genome region from Scyliorhinus torazame isolate Kashiwa2021f chromosome 11, sScyTor2.1, whole genome shotgun sequence includes the following:
- the crtap gene encoding cartilage-associated protein — translation MWESRDRSGAGARSLAAARGLAGLSVLLLCCGPGRAQYERYSFRSFPRDELMPLESAYRFALDQYTAEKWQESVDYLEMSLRLHRLLRDSEAFCNLNCSTLPPQPARRFAAFPELQLFSSILQRARCLRRCKQGLPAFRQAQASRQVLHDFETREVYRYLQFAYFKVQNVPKAISAAHTFLQRHPDDAMMQQNMAYYKSLPDSDEFMNDLEMKHYENLFIRAVKAYNGENYPTSITDMELAIPEYLKTYDECIAACEGSREVKEFKDFYPSIAEHYAEVLQCKVKCESELTPVIGGFFVEKFVATMYHYLQFAYYKLDNMKNAAPCVVTYLLFDPEDSVMKQNLVYYQYHKEKWGLTEEDFLPRPEALRYYNQTTFQLQMYEFAKQHLQADDEGEVLEYSDDLLEKADS, via the exons ATGTGGGAGAGCCGGGATCGGAGCGGGGCCGGGGCGCGGAGTCTGGCGGCAGCGCGGGGCCTGGCCGGCCTCTCGGTGCTGCTGCTGTGCTGCGGGCCGGGCCGGGCCCAGTATGAGAGGTACAGTTTCCGCAGCTTCCCCCGGGATGAGCTGATGCCGCTGGAGTCGGCCTACCGCTTCGCGCTGGACCAGTACACGGCGGAGAAGTGGCAGGAGAGTGTGGACTACCTGGAGATGAGCCTCCGGCTGCACCGCCTGCTCCGGGACAGCGAGGCCTTCTGCAACCTGAACTGCAGCACGCTGCCGCCCCAGCCCGCCCGCCGCTTCGCTGCCTTCCCCGAGCTCCAGCTCTTCAGCAGCATCCTGCAGAGGGCCCGCTGCCTGCGCCGCTGTAAGCAGGGCCTGCCCGCCTTCCGCCAGGCACAGGCCAGCCGGCAGGTGCTGCACGACTTCGAGACCAGGGAGGTGTACCGCTACCTGCAGTTCGCCTACTTCAAG GTCCAGAATGTCCCTAAAGCCATATCAGCAGCTCATACCTTCCTTCAGAGGCATCCTGATGATGCGATGATGCAGCAGAACATGGCTTACTACAAGTCTCTGCCGGATTCTGATGAGTTCATGAATGACCTGGAGATGAAACATTACGAG AATCTATTTATCCGAGCTGTGAAAGCTTACAATGGTGAGAACTACCCGACATCTATCACAGACATGGAGCTAGCAATCCCTGAATACCTCAAAACATACGATGAGTGCATTGCTGCCTGTGAGGGTTCACGAGAGGTGAAGGAGTTTAAAGATTTCTATCCTTCAATAGCAG AACATTACGCTGAAGTTCTGCAATGCAAAGTGAAGTGTGAATCGGAATTAACTCCAGTCATTGGAGGGTTTTTTGTGGAGAAATTTGTAGCTACAATGTACCACTATTTGCAGTTCGCTTATTATAAAC TTGACAATATGAAGAATGCAGCTCCATGTGTAGTGACCTACTTGCTGTTTGATCCTGAAGATTCTGTGATGAAGCAGAATTTGGTGTATTACCAATACCATAAAGAGAAATGGGGCCTGACAGAGGAAGATTTCCTGCCCAGACCA GAAGCTTTGCGATATTACAACCAGACCACGTTTCAGTTGCAGATGTATGAATTTGCTAAACAGCATCTACAAGCTGACGATGAA